One Deltaproteobacteria bacterium genomic window carries:
- a CDS encoding ABC transporter permease → MTLLVGAWTVGLILSLLALGVFISFRVFKFPDITTEGSITLGAATAAVLLVHGVPTPLATLSGFAAGALAGTVTGVLHTKFNINGLLSGIIVMTALYSVDLRIMGQSNIPLINVPTLATDAERLGQALFGVESLALWGWTLGVRDALTLAASLAIVVVTGGMLYLFLRTHLGTAMRATGDNDQMMRALGVNVGNMLILGLALANGLVGLSGALLVQYQGFADVQMGIGMVVWGLASVIIGEALVGTQQLGYVIIGAVMGSVLFRLLVAVALRAGLSPNDLKLITAAFVFAALVLPNALARLRRHAVEQHA, encoded by the coding sequence ATGACGCTCCTGGTTGGCGCCTGGACTGTCGGTCTCATTCTCTCGCTGTTGGCGTTGGGAGTGTTCATCAGTTTTCGCGTCTTCAAGTTTCCCGACATCACCACCGAAGGTTCGATCACACTCGGGGCAGCGACTGCGGCGGTGCTGCTCGTTCACGGGGTGCCGACGCCGCTGGCAACGCTGAGTGGATTCGCCGCCGGGGCGCTGGCCGGCACCGTGACCGGGGTGCTGCACACCAAGTTCAACATCAACGGCCTGCTCTCCGGCATCATCGTCATGACCGCACTCTACTCGGTCGACCTGCGGATCATGGGCCAGAGCAACATCCCGTTGATCAATGTGCCGACCTTGGCGACGGACGCCGAGCGCTTGGGCCAGGCGCTTTTCGGCGTCGAGTCGTTGGCACTGTGGGGTTGGACGCTCGGTGTGCGCGACGCGCTGACGTTGGCGGCGAGCCTCGCCATTGTCGTCGTCACTGGCGGCATGTTGTACCTCTTCCTGCGCACGCATCTGGGAACGGCGATGCGGGCGACCGGCGACAACGACCAGATGATGCGTGCCCTCGGAGTGAATGTGGGCAACATGTTGATCCTCGGGCTGGCCCTGGCCAACGGATTGGTCGGGCTTTCCGGGGCGTTGCTCGTGCAGTATCAAGGCTTCGCCGACGTGCAGATGGGAATTGGCATGGTGGTGTGGGGTCTGGCGAGCGTGATCATTGGCGAAGCCTTAGTCGGTACTCAGCAGCTCGGGTACGTGATCATCGGAGCCGTGATGGGCTCGGTGCTCTTCCGGCTGCTGGTGGCGGTGGCCCTGCGCGCCGGCCTGAGCCCGAACGATCTGAAGTTGATCACGGCGGCGTTCGTCTTTGCGGCGCTGGTGTTGCCGAACGCGTTGGCCCGTCTGCGGCGACACGCGGTGGAACAACATGCTTGA
- a CDS encoding DEAD/DEAH box helicase, whose product MPFTNLKLHPNLLKGLKDLGFGRPTPIQADAIPPALAGSDVLACAMTGSGKTAAFLLPILHRLIDRPRGTTRALVLTPTRELAAQILEDLNDLAVHTPITGAAVFGGMGMGPQEHAFRSGVDVIIATPGRLLDHFRSPYAKLAGLEHLVLDEADRMLDMGFLPDIRRILRHIPARRQTLFFSATMPTPIAVLSREMLHTPVTVNLQRQAAPAVGITQAVYPVSQDLKAALLVALLKRGEIREALVFTRTKHRANRVQAYLVEHQVKAERIHGNRSQAQRTEALAGFKSGKYRVLVATDIAARGIDIEALGHVVNFDVPLVPDDYIHRVGRTARAELTGDAFTFVAPDEQEDLRRIERAVGKSLPRVTVPDFDYHARPTARLEVPIAERIAAIRAKKAEDRARAKINAERRAGHTPAPGRRSLDARLHHPGGRARPR is encoded by the coding sequence ATGCCGTTCACCAATCTGAAGCTTCATCCGAACCTTCTCAAAGGTCTCAAGGATCTCGGCTTCGGCCGCCCGACGCCGATCCAGGCCGACGCCATCCCGCCGGCGCTCGCGGGCAGCGATGTGCTCGCCTGTGCGATGACCGGCAGCGGTAAGACCGCGGCGTTCCTTCTGCCCATCCTGCACCGGCTGATCGATCGGCCGCGTGGGACGACACGCGCACTCGTGCTGACGCCGACCCGCGAGCTCGCCGCGCAAATCCTCGAAGACTTGAACGACCTCGCGGTGCACACCCCGATCACCGGCGCCGCCGTCTTCGGCGGCATGGGGATGGGGCCGCAGGAGCACGCCTTCCGCAGCGGCGTCGACGTCATCATCGCCACGCCCGGCCGGTTGCTCGATCACTTCCGATCTCCCTACGCGAAACTCGCCGGCCTCGAACACCTCGTACTCGACGAAGCCGATCGCATGCTCGACATGGGATTCCTGCCCGACATCCGCCGCATCCTGCGCCACATTCCGGCGCGCCGGCAGACGCTCTTCTTCAGCGCCACGATGCCAACACCGATCGCGGTGCTCAGCCGCGAGATGCTGCACACACCCGTGACGGTCAATCTCCAACGTCAGGCGGCGCCAGCGGTCGGGATCACGCAGGCGGTCTACCCGGTTTCGCAGGACCTCAAGGCGGCCCTGCTCGTTGCATTGCTCAAACGCGGAGAGATCCGCGAGGCACTCGTCTTCACTCGCACCAAGCACCGCGCCAATCGGGTGCAGGCGTATTTGGTTGAGCACCAAGTGAAAGCCGAGCGAATCCACGGTAACCGCTCCCAGGCGCAACGAACCGAGGCGCTCGCCGGATTCAAGAGTGGGAAGTATCGCGTCCTGGTGGCGACCGACATCGCGGCGCGCGGGATCGACATCGAGGCACTGGGTCATGTTGTGAACTTCGACGTACCTTTGGTGCCGGACGACTACATCCACCGCGTCGGCCGCACCGCGCGAGCGGAGTTGACCGGCGACGCCTTCACCTTCGTCGCGCCCGACGAACAGGAAGACCTCCGGCGGATCGAGCGCGCGGTGGGCAAATCGTTGCCGCGGGTGACGGTTCCGGACTTCGACTACCACGCGCGGCCGACTGCGCGCCTCGAAGTGCCGATCGCGGAGCGCATCGCTGCGATTCGCGCCAAGAAGGCCGAAGACCGCGCCCGCGCCAAGATCAATGCGGAGCGACGCGCGGGTCACACGCCGGCGCCGGGACGCCGCAGCTTGGACGCCCGCTTACATCACCCTGGAGGAAGGGCGCGCCCGCGTTGA
- a CDS encoding SpoIIE family protein phosphatase has translation MARASIQPVIVTSYRAMFEDSTRLRLLHELGCAFAARTELEDLCRLVISKCGEALNAEGVGILLLDAKTQELFFPYVANEDPEAAERLRQMRFAADRGIAGEVLRSGQPIRVDDVHSDSRFYSGADQKSRTTTRNLIAAPLRSEQGTIGVIQAVNRRGSAERGAGFSDDDLGFLEALSGSVAIAIDNARAIEERSALRALRREVEIASEIQQSILPRTFPAFPERDDFDLYAAMIPARDVGGDFYDFFLLSPSQLGVVIADVSGKGIPAALFMAVSRTLMKATALSAPSPAACLQRVNRLLNAENSAEMFVSLFYGILDTRSGRVVFSNGGHNPPLVVRAGGRAEFLDAKPGCVLGVLADAVYADATSALMPGDTLVLYTDGVTEAMNGIDELYGEERLQQLLHNPVDSPRTLIDGIIADVKQHSGEATQSDDITLLAVTYRGDRDAA, from the coding sequence GTGGCGCGCGCAAGCATTCAGCCGGTGATTGTGACAAGCTACCGCGCCATGTTCGAGGACAGCACGCGCCTCCGTCTGTTGCATGAACTCGGCTGCGCCTTTGCGGCGCGCACGGAGCTCGAAGACCTCTGCCGCCTGGTGATCTCGAAATGCGGCGAGGCGCTGAATGCCGAAGGCGTCGGCATCTTGCTGCTCGACGCGAAGACCCAGGAACTGTTCTTTCCCTACGTCGCCAACGAAGACCCGGAGGCGGCCGAACGCTTGCGGCAAATGCGCTTCGCGGCTGACCGCGGCATTGCCGGTGAAGTGCTGCGCAGCGGCCAGCCGATTCGCGTCGACGATGTCCATAGTGACAGCCGCTTCTACTCGGGGGCCGATCAGAAATCCCGCACTACGACGCGCAATCTCATCGCCGCACCGCTGCGTTCGGAGCAAGGGACCATCGGAGTGATCCAGGCGGTGAACCGCCGCGGCTCGGCCGAGAGAGGCGCCGGTTTCTCGGACGACGACCTGGGGTTTCTCGAAGCCCTTTCCGGCAGCGTCGCCATTGCCATCGACAATGCGCGGGCCATCGAAGAGCGCAGTGCGTTGCGCGCGCTGCGGCGCGAGGTCGAGATCGCCAGCGAGATCCAGCAGTCGATCTTGCCGCGCACGTTTCCGGCGTTCCCCGAGCGCGACGACTTCGATCTCTATGCCGCGATGATCCCGGCTCGTGACGTGGGCGGCGACTTTTACGACTTCTTTCTGCTCAGTCCGTCGCAGCTCGGCGTCGTCATCGCCGATGTCTCCGGGAAGGGCATCCCGGCCGCCCTCTTCATGGCCGTCAGCCGTACATTGATGAAGGCGACCGCCTTGAGCGCGCCCTCCCCGGCCGCGTGTTTGCAGCGGGTCAACCGGCTGTTGAATGCAGAGAACAGCGCCGAGATGTTCGTCAGCCTTTTTTACGGCATTCTCGATACGCGCAGCGGCCGCGTCGTCTTCAGCAACGGCGGCCACAACCCACCGCTGGTCGTCCGCGCCGGCGGCCGTGCGGAGTTCCTCGACGCAAAGCCCGGATGCGTGCTCGGCGTTCTCGCCGACGCCGTCTACGCCGACGCCACGAGCGCCCTCATGCCGGGGGACACATTGGTGCTCTATACCGACGGCGTCACCGAGGCGATGAACGGCATCGACGAACTGTACGGCGAGGAACGCTTGCAACAGCTCTTGCACAACCCTGTGGACTCGCCGCGCACGCTGATCGACGGGATCATCGCCGACGTGAAACAGCATAGCGGCGAGGCGACACAAAGCGATGACATCACGCTGCTGGCGGTGACCTATCGAGGAGACCGCGATGCCGCCTGA
- a CDS encoding methyltransferase domain-containing protein translates to MRKLTLFALAATLLSCAGAKHGHQDATAHHSFADVAHWSAVFDDPSRDAWQQPAAIVQALQLQPGMCVADLGAGTGYFSRYLSAAVGESGTVLAVDSEPNLVVHLRQRAELEQTANVVTILASADNPRMPSGGVDVVLIVDTFHHIDDRLGYFRRLKRFLKPAGRVAIVDFKKEPLPIGPPPEHKLAREQVIEEMHTAGYELIAEPDVVRYQYVLIFRAD, encoded by the coding sequence ATGCGGAAGCTCACACTATTCGCGCTGGCAGCAACGTTGCTGAGTTGCGCCGGCGCGAAACACGGACATCAAGACGCGACGGCGCACCATTCCTTCGCCGACGTGGCGCACTGGTCTGCCGTGTTCGACGATCCATCGCGCGATGCATGGCAGCAGCCGGCCGCCATCGTGCAGGCGCTACAACTCCAGCCCGGGATGTGCGTCGCCGATCTCGGCGCCGGTACGGGCTATTTCAGTCGCTATCTCTCCGCGGCCGTCGGCGAGAGTGGGACCGTGCTTGCGGTCGACAGCGAGCCGAATCTAGTGGTGCATTTGCGTCAGCGCGCGGAGCTGGAGCAGACGGCCAACGTCGTGACAATCTTAGCGTCGGCCGACAACCCCCGCATGCCGAGCGGCGGCGTCGATGTTGTGCTGATCGTCGACACGTTCCACCACATCGACGATCGCTTAGGATACTTCCGTCGACTGAAACGTTTTCTGAAACCCGCCGGGCGCGTCGCCATCGTCGACTTCAAAAAAGAGCCGCTCCCCATCGGGCCACCACCGGAACACAAGCTGGCGCGTGAGCAGGTGATCGAAGAGATGCACACAGCGGGCTACGAACTCATTGCCGAACCCGATGTGGTACGGTACCAATACGTTCTGATCTTCCGCGCCGACTAG
- a CDS encoding STAS domain-containing protein, translating into MEITKTFEAGVAELVVVGRLDAYWADHLTSAIEDILHAGTHHLRVDMSSVPYMSSAGVRLLLRFRKQAQQLSGSFIVIEPSVAVRTVLEMAGLVVLFGDEVTRAPAPVEGQRFEIDGAAFERFVLDANAALRCRVLGDSLKLQREGYADADCRPLDAGVSTIALGLGVLGGDYEGCRGRFGEFLAAGGAAACQPADGTNRSDYLVSAGALVPTLQVLYGVACEGTFQKLVRFDCDVAKGPVTLSRIVRGCLDGDDAAAVGIVIIAESAGLMGATLRRSPDTGDRLHCDMPAVREWLSFTPERVHNMGVALAVGVVARAPSRLDPFLRPLEVRSSLTAHFHAATFPYRPLRKGRIDLRESVQGLFESETVQSVLHLLNDDREIVGGGESAFVRGACWVSPLSEISG; encoded by the coding sequence ATGGAGATCACCAAGACGTTCGAGGCAGGCGTCGCCGAGCTGGTCGTGGTCGGGCGCTTGGATGCCTATTGGGCCGATCACCTCACCAGCGCGATCGAGGACATCCTGCACGCCGGAACGCATCACCTGCGCGTCGACATGTCCAGCGTGCCGTACATGAGCTCGGCCGGCGTCCGTCTGCTGCTGCGCTTTCGCAAGCAGGCTCAACAACTATCCGGATCGTTCATCGTCATCGAGCCGTCCGTCGCGGTGCGCACCGTGCTGGAGATGGCTGGGCTGGTGGTGCTGTTTGGCGATGAGGTGACGCGCGCGCCGGCGCCGGTGGAGGGCCAGCGCTTCGAGATCGATGGCGCTGCCTTCGAGCGCTTCGTCCTCGACGCCAACGCTGCGTTGCGATGCCGCGTGCTCGGCGATTCGCTCAAGCTGCAGCGTGAGGGCTACGCCGACGCCGATTGCCGACCTCTCGATGCCGGGGTCTCGACCATTGCCCTTGGGTTGGGTGTCTTGGGTGGGGATTACGAGGGCTGTCGCGGGCGGTTCGGCGAGTTTCTGGCGGCCGGTGGTGCTGCGGCGTGCCAGCCGGCTGACGGCACGAACCGTTCCGACTATCTCGTCTCGGCGGGAGCCTTGGTACCCACGCTGCAGGTTCTCTACGGCGTCGCGTGCGAGGGAACGTTTCAGAAGCTGGTGCGCTTTGATTGCGACGTGGCCAAGGGGCCGGTGACGCTCAGCCGCATCGTGCGCGGATGCTTGGATGGAGATGATGCCGCGGCCGTGGGGATCGTCATCATTGCCGAGTCGGCGGGCCTCATGGGCGCGACACTGCGCCGCTCACCCGATACCGGGGACCGGTTGCACTGCGACATGCCCGCAGTGCGCGAATGGTTGTCGTTCACGCCCGAGCGCGTGCACAATATGGGAGTCGCCCTGGCCGTCGGTGTGGTTGCACGAGCCCCCTCCCGGCTGGATCCATTTCTCCGCCCCCTCGAGGTCCGCAGTTCGCTGACGGCGCACTTTCACGCCGCAACGTTTCCCTATCGGCCGCTGCGCAAGGGGCGTATCGACCTGCGCGAATCGGTGCAGGGCCTGTTCGAATCCGAGACGGTGCAGAGTGTGTTGCATCTGCTGAACGACGATCGCGAGATCGTGGGCGGCGGCGAGAGCGCCTTCGTCCGCGGCGCCTGCTGGGTTAGCCCTCTCAGCGAGATTTCTGGGTAG
- a CDS encoding acetyl-CoA hydrolase/transferase family protein, whose product MYSSNPYASQYKDRLCDADDAVAPVGDNSLLIYGAMLAEPPAVLWTFASRLRTGDLKKLRIFAGPASPHSIDSVLALDLADCVERESFFVGASDRGRVGVGLNYFVPTHFHQVPRLIEEGMHVDVAATVVSPMDPAGFFTFGVANDFISTAARCAKRLIVEVNEYMPRVHGNSRIHISQVTNVVENHSPLLEFPAAVPEPVDELIGRTIAEMVPHGATLQLGIGNVPTAVGSYLKDHKQLGIHTEFFSPVMVELIQSGVVTGERKTLHPRQHLFTIAAGGQRLLDFIHDNPSVESHPVSYTNHPTVIARHDNMISINAAIEVDLLGQANAEFMDGHQFSGSGGQLDFVRGAYDAKGGKSILAFHSTARKGTVSRIVPRFESGTMITTPRNDTHYLVTEYGTANLKGKSTRDRALAIISLAHPDFRDELLRAAEDMYIV is encoded by the coding sequence ATGTATTCCTCCAATCCTTACGCTTCGCAATACAAGGACAGGCTGTGCGATGCCGACGACGCGGTCGCTCCGGTTGGCGACAACAGTCTGCTGATCTATGGCGCCATGCTGGCCGAACCACCCGCGGTGCTCTGGACCTTCGCCAGTCGGCTGCGCACGGGGGATCTGAAGAAGCTGCGCATTTTTGCGGGACCGGCCTCGCCGCACTCGATCGATTCGGTATTGGCGCTCGATCTTGCCGATTGTGTCGAACGCGAGTCATTCTTCGTCGGCGCGAGCGATCGCGGCCGCGTCGGCGTCGGGCTCAACTACTTCGTACCCACTCACTTCCATCAAGTGCCTCGGTTGATCGAGGAAGGCATGCATGTGGACGTCGCCGCCACGGTCGTCTCACCAATGGACCCCGCCGGTTTCTTCACGTTCGGCGTCGCCAATGACTTCATCTCCACTGCGGCGCGCTGCGCCAAACGCCTGATCGTCGAAGTCAACGAGTACATGCCACGAGTCCATGGCAACTCGCGCATCCACATCTCGCAGGTCACCAACGTCGTCGAGAACCACTCCCCGTTGCTTGAGTTCCCCGCCGCGGTCCCTGAACCCGTCGACGAGCTCATCGGCCGCACCATCGCCGAGATGGTTCCCCACGGCGCCACGCTGCAGCTCGGAATCGGCAATGTACCGACCGCCGTCGGCAGCTACCTGAAGGACCACAAACAGCTCGGCATCCACACCGAGTTCTTTTCCCCGGTGATGGTCGAGCTGATTCAATCCGGGGTGGTGACCGGCGAAAGGAAAACGCTGCACCCGCGGCAGCACCTTTTCACCATCGCCGCCGGCGGCCAGCGCCTTCTCGACTTCATCCACGACAACCCATCGGTGGAGAGCCACCCGGTGTCGTACACCAATCACCCGACGGTGATCGCGCGTCACGACAACATGATCTCGATCAATGCCGCAATCGAAGTCGATCTCCTCGGGCAGGCCAACGCCGAGTTCATGGACGGTCATCAGTTCAGCGGCTCGGGCGGGCAACTCGACTTCGTCCGCGGTGCCTATGACGCTAAGGGGGGGAAATCGATTCTCGCGTTTCACTCCACGGCACGCAAAGGAACCGTCTCACGCATCGTCCCGCGATTTGAAAGTGGCACCATGATCACCACGCCGCGCAACGACACACACTACCTGGTCACCGAGTACGGAACCGCCAACTTGAAGGGCAAGTCGACGCGCGACCGGGCGCTGGCGATCATCAGTCTGGCGCACCCAGACTTCCGCGACGAACTGCTGCGTGCCGCCGAGGATATGTACATCGTCTGA
- a CDS encoding ABC transporter substrate-binding protein — translation MRAALRRLGLGVVLILAVSLLLLLSDNAKMRSQVRPDEARRLWKVHILELVSSIDSDENERGMREGLASRLVEGRDYTVTIRNAQGDMPTLSGIVDAAVGDGADLLMTLSTPTLQTAVQRVKTLPIIFSFSSNPIGAGAGRTYDDHLPNVTGVPTTAAYEDILGLIHELLPNVRRLGTLVVPAEVNSVFNTKRVVEAAAKRGFEFATVAVNSSSELSDATLALLAQNVDAICQVGSNLTISGFASIVRSAQQAHVPVFGFLTSDAKNGAVAVIARDSHESGWEAGLLAARVIQGESPANIPFHEVPSSKLVLNLAAAKIAGIAVPERLRRQAATLLE, via the coding sequence ATGCGGGCAGCTTTGCGGCGACTTGGTCTGGGTGTGGTGCTGATCCTCGCCGTGTCTCTCCTGCTGTTGCTCTCCGACAACGCCAAGATGCGCAGCCAGGTGCGGCCAGACGAGGCGCGCCGATTGTGGAAGGTCCACATCCTCGAGCTGGTGAGCTCGATCGACAGCGACGAGAACGAGCGCGGCATGCGCGAGGGCCTGGCAAGCCGGCTAGTCGAAGGTCGCGACTACACGGTGACCATCCGCAATGCACAAGGCGACATGCCAACTCTGAGCGGCATCGTCGATGCGGCGGTGGGCGATGGTGCCGATCTGCTCATGACCCTATCGACGCCAACCTTGCAGACCGCGGTGCAGCGCGTGAAGACGCTGCCCATCATCTTCTCGTTCTCGTCCAACCCGATCGGTGCCGGCGCCGGTCGCACCTACGATGATCACTTGCCCAACGTGACGGGCGTGCCCACGACGGCGGCGTACGAGGACATCCTCGGGCTCATTCACGAGCTGCTCCCCAACGTCCGTCGGCTCGGCACGTTGGTTGTACCCGCAGAAGTGAACTCGGTGTTCAACACCAAGCGGGTGGTCGAAGCGGCGGCGAAGCGAGGCTTCGAGTTTGCGACAGTTGCCGTGAACAGTAGCTCGGAGCTGTCGGATGCGACCCTGGCATTGCTGGCACAGAACGTCGATGCCATCTGCCAGGTAGGCAGCAACCTGACCATTTCGGGCTTTGCCAGCATCGTGCGCTCGGCCCAGCAGGCGCACGTACCGGTGTTTGGCTTTCTGACCAGTGATGCGAAGAACGGCGCGGTCGCGGTGATTGCCCGTGACTCGCACGAATCAGGCTGGGAGGCGGGCCTCTTGGCAGCCCGGGTGATCCAAGGGGAGTCGCCGGCGAACATTCCCTTCCACGAGGTGCCGAGCTCGAAGCTGGTCTTGAATCTCGCAGCCGCGAAGATCGCAGGGATCGCCGTGCCGGAGAGGCTGCGCCGACAAGCGGCGACGCTGTTGGAGTAG
- a CDS encoding ATP-binding cassette domain-containing protein: protein MLEITGIAKTFHPGTPNEVLALRGIDLTIEPGSFVIVIGTNGSGKSTLLNAVACTFFVDRGSIRLAGHDVTRWAEHQRARFIGRVFQNPFSGTAPEMSIAENLALATRRGKGRGLGWALPRSFRDQLADRVRGLGMGLEDRLDIAIGSLSGGQRQALTLVMATWVKPQLLLLDEHTAALDPKSAEQVIRLSEGVIARDRLTTLMVTHSMQQATALGDRLIMMHKGRLLHDFRGAEKQRMRPEDLLARFEEVRRSEQLDESAAEMLRQTYI from the coding sequence ATGCTTGAGATCACGGGCATCGCCAAGACGTTCCATCCGGGTACTCCCAACGAGGTGCTCGCCTTGCGCGGCATCGATCTGACCATCGAACCCGGCTCGTTCGTCATCGTCATCGGCACCAATGGATCGGGGAAGTCGACGCTGCTCAACGCGGTGGCCTGCACGTTCTTCGTCGATCGCGGTAGCATCCGGCTCGCCGGCCATGACGTGACGCGCTGGGCCGAGCACCAACGGGCTCGCTTCATCGGTCGGGTCTTTCAGAATCCATTTAGCGGCACGGCGCCGGAGATGAGCATTGCCGAGAATCTGGCGCTGGCGACGCGGCGCGGCAAGGGTCGCGGCCTCGGCTGGGCGCTGCCACGAAGCTTTCGCGACCAACTCGCTGATCGGGTCCGCGGCCTGGGAATGGGTTTGGAAGATCGACTCGACATTGCCATCGGCAGTTTGTCGGGCGGGCAACGCCAGGCGCTGACTCTGGTGATGGCCACATGGGTGAAGCCGCAGTTGCTTCTCCTGGACGAGCACACCGCGGCGCTGGATCCAAAGAGTGCCGAGCAGGTCATTCGCCTGAGCGAAGGAGTGATTGCCCGCGATCGACTGACGACGTTGATGGTGACGCACTCGATGCAGCAGGCGACAGCGCTCGGCGATCGGCTGATCATGATGCACAAAGGCCGGCTGCTGCACGACTTCCGTGGCGCCGAGAAACAACGCATGCGCCCGGAGGATCTGTTGGCGCGCTTCGAGGAAGTCCGGCGCTCCGAGCAGCTCGACGAGTCGGCTGCGGAGATGCTGCGGCAGACGTACATCTGA
- a CDS encoding STAS domain-containing protein — MEIAETKSGGTLVITPTGRLNAESAQAFQEHLLSCIDAGETCVVLDLAQLDYISSAGLRSLLIAAKRVQARDGRFAICALTANVREVFRMSGFDTIIDVHPNRATALRSFA, encoded by the coding sequence ATGGAGATCGCCGAAACCAAGAGCGGTGGCACGTTGGTGATAACGCCGACGGGGCGACTCAATGCCGAGTCGGCGCAAGCGTTTCAGGAGCACCTGTTGAGTTGTATCGACGCCGGCGAGACTTGCGTGGTGTTGGATCTGGCGCAACTCGATTACATCAGCAGCGCCGGCTTGCGGTCGCTGCTGATCGCCGCCAAGCGCGTGCAGGCACGCGACGGGCGGTTCGCCATCTGCGCCCTCACCGCGAATGTGCGCGAAGTGTTTCGCATGAGCGGCTTCGACACGATCATCGACGTCCATCCCAACCGCGCCACGGCCCTGCGAAGTTTCGCGTAG
- a CDS encoding MBL fold metallo-hydrolase, protein MLFHELNRGKCKTYLIACEETRIGALIDPLKEKVDRYLALLAYYGCRLELVIDTHTHADHRSGVWDLRDLTGAQVVMHRRAPAPHIDVHIDDEQHLRVGKLDVRVLYTPGHTPDGISLYATDRVFTGDTLLIHGTGRADFAGGDPGAQYDAITQKLFTLPDATLVFPAHDYRGHTQSTVGEEKRANPRVAGRTRAAYVELMNNLGLPLPDKIQEALQANQSAIEDESIQFPGLAQLAQVRQATAQEVQRRLASAAPPLLLDVREPDEFSGELGHIAGSMLVPLKELSSRAAELNAFKERDIIVICRAGVRSATAAALLTGLGFEHVANLKGGMLDWTDAQFPVDR, encoded by the coding sequence ATGCTGTTTCACGAACTCAATCGCGGCAAGTGCAAGACGTACCTCATCGCCTGCGAGGAGACTCGCATCGGCGCATTGATCGATCCGCTCAAGGAGAAGGTCGACCGCTATCTCGCGTTGCTGGCGTACTATGGTTGCCGACTCGAACTAGTGATCGACACTCACACGCACGCGGATCATCGCTCCGGGGTGTGGGATCTCCGCGATCTGACCGGCGCGCAGGTCGTCATGCACCGGCGCGCACCGGCCCCGCATATCGACGTGCACATCGATGACGAGCAACACCTCCGCGTGGGCAAGCTCGACGTGCGCGTGCTCTATACGCCCGGGCATACGCCGGACGGGATCAGTCTCTACGCCACCGACCGCGTGTTCACCGGCGACACGCTGCTGATTCACGGCACGGGTCGCGCCGATTTTGCTGGCGGCGATCCTGGCGCCCAGTACGATGCGATCACGCAAAAACTCTTCACGTTGCCGGATGCGACCCTGGTCTTTCCCGCGCACGACTACCGCGGTCATACACAGTCGACCGTCGGCGAAGAGAAGCGCGCCAATCCACGCGTCGCGGGGCGCACGCGCGCGGCGTACGTGGAATTGATGAACAATCTTGGGTTGCCGCTGCCAGACAAAATCCAGGAGGCGCTGCAGGCCAATCAGTCGGCCATTGAGGATGAATCGATTCAGTTTCCCGGCCTGGCGCAGCTCGCCCAGGTCCGACAGGCGACGGCCCAGGAGGTCCAGCGGCGGCTCGCGAGCGCCGCGCCACCGTTGCTGCTCGACGTGCGCGAACCCGACGAGTTCAGCGGTGAACTCGGTCACATTGCGGGCAGCATGCTTGTGCCGCTGAAGGAACTCTCGTCACGCGCGGCGGAGCTCAATGCATTCAAGGAGCGCGACATCATCGTAATCTGTCGCGCCGGTGTGCGCAGCGCCACGGCAGCGGCGCTGCTGACCGGTCTCGGGTTCGAACATGTCGCCAACCTCAAGGGTGGCATGCTCGACTGGACCGACGCGCAGTTCCCGGTCGATCGGTGA